CATGGTTCGAACGTGGAGCAAAAACCACgatttttcttttgtacaaaCAGAGCGGTATTTTGACAAGTTTCATGTGCCCTGTACAGGAGAATAAAAACAAAGTGCGAAGCCACAAAACTGTAAAGGAACTAACGCGGCCCCTTCGCTCCCCTTGGAAATATTTTATTGGGCTGGAAGGGGAATTTTTAGCAAAGTAGAAATGAGAATCACAGCGTGGTTGGGggtggaagggacatttaaatgccacccagtgtcccccccccgccaccaccatgtgcagggacaccttcagcgagaccaggctgctcagagccccctccagcctggcctggaatgGAGGGACCCCCCTGGCCTGTcacccccttcccagcctgggTGTCCCCCACCAGACGGagacctgggacccccccccatcacctcagCTGCAGGGATTTTCCTTTTGGGGCTCAGCACCCCCGTTCCCACCCCTGCTCTGTTGAGTTGGGCTgattaatccttttctttttttttttccccccaatggaAACGCAGTTCCACGGGAGAAGTAGAGTTATCTCTTTCAACGCCGGTGGGGATGGACGGggcaggattttgggggttttcatCCCCGTTTTGGGCTGACTTTGACGGGTGATTTTGACCCGAATGCCGGCCGTTTGGGTCTGGGAGGGCAGGGAGACCTCGGGGTCGGTGCCAGGGGGAGCCGGGAAAGGAGAGCTGCCGGGAGCACCTTATCTCTGCCCCGGCCTGGGgtggccccgctcccctccgcttCCCCTCCAGCCAAAGTCCTTTCCCGTTTCTGCTGACTTGGCTCCGCTGTGCGGAAACAGCCTCTTGCGACGCCTTCCCGTCCCCGGCAGTGTCCCGGCTCGGCCCGGCtgagctctgcctctgccctgccgTGCCGCGGCACCCACCGCCCCGCTCCGGCATGTGGCTGCTCCTCGTCCTGCTGCAGGCTGCgctcctgcctgcccagccctgcggTGAGTACGGTCCCGCCGGGGGTCTCACCCGTACGGGACGGTGCCCGCAGTGGGTCCCCGAGCTGGCTGCGGCGGCGGTGACATCCCGGGGGAGCGGGGCTCTGGGGGACAGGCACCATCCCGTACTCCAGCCCCgtgccccggccccgggggaggACGCTGGCAGCGTGAAACCACTGCGGTGATGAGTTTCCAAGGGCTGAGCTCTCTTCCCAGCACCTGCTGGGGTTAAGCCTTATTCCTGTGCCCCCCCCAAGCCCGGAGCCAGCCCCATTCCTGTTCCCACAGCCTCCCCATGACATCGGTCCCCTGGGGACAGAGGTgccaccccagcaccctgccagccccatgggAGGGAGCCGTGCCTGGGCTTCAGGCTCTCCGTGCTCCTGCTTCATGTCACGtctctttattttgtttctttcccatttttggggggaagaCTTGAGGTTTTGGGGCTTGAGGGAGGGCACGGGGCGCACGGCAGGGTTGGGGCGCACGGCAGGGTTGGGGTGCTGGCTGTCCATCGCCACCGGTGCCGGGGCTGCAGGTGCCACGGGGGCTGGTGCTTGGGGTGGGCTtggcctcctcctgccccccccctcaccctccgCTCCCTCCCTGGGGCCGCGTGGGGCAGAAGccccgggggaggcagcggcagTGCGGGGACTCAGCGCCCggctgctggggctggcgggggacCCAGCGCGGGACCCCGACCCCAGCGTCTACCTGGCCCTTCGCCTGGCCGGTGACCACGACCTGCGTGGGGAGGAGCGGTACCTGGCGCGGCTGCGGGACGCCTTCCAGCGCCGCTACGGCCGGTAggtccccagcagggacagcaggtcCCCCCCCGGTGCCTCTGGGGTCATCCCCTGTCCCCCAAGCCACTCCGGCCACCGCTGACACCAAGTCCCcgcaggagcctgcaggcagccgACCAGCTCCATGGCCACCCCCAGTGGGACGCTGCAGCCACCGAGCAAAACGCGTACGTGTGTGTGTCCCACGGGGACGGTCCCCTCCACCTGTGGGGTGACAGCCCCCCGGCGCGGTGTGGGGGCTCCAGCTGCCAGCGAGAGCTGACGCTGTGGCTTGCAGGAGCGCTGAGGCAGAGTGGCCAGAGACGGGGCGGCTGGCGCTGTACCTGCTGGGGCTGCGGGCCACATGTCCCCCACCAGACCCCGGACCCCAGCGCTCACTGGTGACATGGCTGAAGTACTACCTGGAGGAGGACTGGGCAGGTGAGAGCATCCCCGCAGGGCCACCACGGCGAGCACCCGCCTGTGTGCCGGCACGTCCGTCTGCCGGGCCACCAGCTCGCCCTGGTGACACGACACCTCATCCCCAGGCTCCCGGCGGCACGGCCACCCCCTCACCAGTTACTACCAGTACAGCCTGGGCGTGCTGGCGCTGTGTGTCCACCGCAAGCGGGTACGGGAGGAGGTGATCCGCCGGCTGCTGGCGGCCGAGCACCACGGCAGGTTTGGGCACGCCGGTGGCAGCGCCGTGGGTAAGGGACCGTGGGGACACTCAGGGGGGTGGCACCCCAGGGTGGGTGCACGGCAGCCAGGGTGACACCGTGCCCCTGCAGACACGCAGGCGGTGGCGGCGCTGGCCTTTGCCTGTCTGGAGCGGGAGCGGCTGGTGGGGGCCCGGCTGGCGGCGGAGCTGCGGGCGGCCGCCCgcggggtgaggaggaggatggtagAGGCGCAGGGCCCGGATGGCTTCTTCGGCAACGTCTACAGCACCCCCTGGGCCATGCAGGTGGGTGTCGTGGATGGGGGTCCCctggtgtggtgtgtgggtgcAAATGTGGGTGCAGGCATGGGTGCCggggcagaggcagctgctgtggggcaggggctgggcaggcaggtgatggtcaccaccaccaccagtgtgGTGGCCATGGCCCAGGGAACCAACTCACCTCCCACCTGCGGCGCTGCCccgctgccttcctccctcccgctCCCAGGTCTTCATCGCCACCAACACGTGCCAGACGCAGCCGGCCTACGGCCGGGCCATGGCTGCGCTGCTGGAGAACCTGGATGCCTTCACCACCGCTGCCACCATGGCCCAGGCGCTTCCGGCGCTGCACGGCCGCTCTTACCTGGACATCGCCTCCATGCGCTGCCAGGAGGAGCCGGGTAGGAGCTGGGATGGCGTGGGGAGACAggggggagctgggatggggttggCACCCACCACGATGGTGGCTTGGTGCCATCAGTGCCAT
The Numenius arquata chromosome 16, bNumArq3.hap1.1, whole genome shotgun sequence DNA segment above includes these coding regions:
- the TCN2 gene encoding transcobalamin-2 codes for the protein MWLLLVLLQAALLPAQPCEAPGEAAAVRGLSARLLGLAGDPARDPDPSVYLALRLAGDHDLRGEERYLARLRDAFQRRYGRSLQAADQLHGHPQWDAAATEQNASAEAEWPETGRLALYLLGLRATCPPPDPGPQRSLVTWLKYYLEEDWAGSRRHGHPLTSYYQYSLGVLALCVHRKRVREEVIRRLLAAEHHGRFGHAGGSAVDTQAVAALAFACLERERLVGARLAAELRAAARGVRRRMVEAQGPDGFFGNVYSTPWAMQVFIATNTCQTQPAYGRAMAALLENLDAFTTAATMAQALPALHGRSYLDIASMRCQEEPDTLMPVSAEPPPEMLGDMTVRLVVECPQQWCPQRRLYDRPVSAPAGSSLLDVLRAATTQGPPNFTFVTQDTPQGPFLSRVLGLEARQQQRRYWQLLTAPDTSLQMGVADYRPEDGETLILRLSEW